The DNA region TGTTCGGTACGCAAAATCACTTTTTCAGCACTTTGCAACAGTTGCATGGTTTCCACAGTTATATCACCCAATAAACTAGGGCCTAAACCAACAATGTAAATCAATTTCTTCACTCCCTAATTAGCCGCAACTTCAACATAGTATTAGCTAATTTGTTACCTACTACAGGTATAGCTCGGATTTCTTGAGCACTAATACTGCCTGTAATAACTAACATTAGACAATACACCATACCACCTAAAATAATTGAACTTAAAGTAGCTAAAGAATTACTCATCAAAGCCTCGATCAATTTGCCATGACTCCAATGCACCACATAACCCATTATAATAGCAGATAGCGTAATACGCAAGATATCTTTTATAGGAAAATTAACTCGTATTTGTTTTTTTAAGAACAAAACATTCAAAACTACCGCCAAAAGAAAATCTATGTCTGTAGCAAAAGCAGCCCCAATAATACCGTAGCTGGGATTAGCAGTTAAAATCCAAGCTAAAAGCACCTTTACGCCTGCACTTATGATCATATTTATAACTGGAACAATTGTTTTTCCCAAACCTTGTAAAATTCCTGTTGTTACTTGGTGTAATCCTAGAAAAAATATGGCCGGCGCTAAAACAGCAATACTAGTACCAGCTGCTGGAGTTGCATACAACATTTGTGAAATTGGTGTCGCTAAGACCAGTAACCCCAAACTTGCAGGAATAGTTATCAAGGCACATAGTCTAAGAGCAGTTGCAATTTTTTTATTCACACTCTCGTAATTAGTCAAAGTGTAAGCTTCCGAAATAGCTGGAACTATACTGGCAGCCAATGAAGCCGTTGGAATTGTTGCCATCATGATTAGTGGCAACCCCATTCCTGTTAAATACCCAAATAAAGTTGTTGCTTGTTCGACACCAAAACCAGCAACTTCTAATCTTTTAGGCACAATTAGCATATCTAAGCTAGATACTACGGGAATCATAATATTTGCTAAAGAAACTGGTAGAGCCAAACGAACAATCTTATTAACAATAGTTTTAGCTGATACCAGTTTTGTTTCTTTCTGCGTTGCAATTTGTACAGCAATAGTTTTTTGATGCTTAAAGTAACAATACAATAAAACCAACAAACCACATAAAGCCCCTGGGGCCGCCCCAAAACTAGCTCCAGCTGCTGAATATTCAATTCCCATTGGCAGTAATAAGTACGCAAAACTAATCATGGTCATAACGCGAATAAATTGTTCAATAATCTGGGAACTAGCGGTAGGCGTCATCATTTGATATCCTTGAAAATACCCTCGATAACTCGATAGCATTGTCGCAAAAAACACTGCTGGCGCTAAAGAAATAATTGAATAATAAGCCCTAGGATCACGTACAATTTGTTCATTGACTAGAAAATCTGCGCCAAAAAATAGTAAGCTGGCAAAGACTAAACCTGTAATACTCATCAAAGCCAAAGAAATCTTAAAAACGCGATTTGCACCCCGATAATCTCCTAAAGCTAATCTTTCCGCAACAATTATTGATATTGCTACTGGTATTCCTGCTGAAGAAATACTAAGTGCCAGCAAATAAATTGGATATGCCATTTGGTATAAACCAATGCCTTCACCACCTAGTAATCTTGACAAAAATATTCTATTTGCTGAGCCTATTATCTTTACTAGTATTCCTGCTACCGTTAAAATAAATGCTCCTTTTAAAAATTTATCTCGCCCCATTTGGCCTCCTAGTAATGCTTTTTCTAACACAACTACTTATTAAAGCATTTTATTTTATATTTGGCAATAAAATTTTAATTATTTTCTCAGTTAGATCTAAGTAGTCAATTATATTTTCTCCCAGTTTTATCTGCAAACGCGCATACTCCCCTTGAATAAATTTCATTTTTTTTGAATATATATCAGACAGTTTTAATATTTCAGCCCCTTGCACGCTTGTCTGTTGATTAAAAACAATACTAAGTTCTTTACCTTTAGCAATCATGCTACGCAAACCATAATTACGACAAACAGCTCTGAGTCTAGCCACTCTTATCATTGCTATTACATCCTTTGGTGGCTCGCCAAAGCGGTCTATTAGTTCATCTAAAAGTTCCTGCGCTTCTTTTGCATCTTTAATGATCGCTAAACTTTTATATAACTCCAATTTATCGCTATTGTCTGGCATATATTCTGGACTAATATGCAGATTAACTGCAATATCTATATTGGGCTCAAAGTTATTTGTAATCGCCACTGTTTCGCCTTTTAAAGCTGCAATTGTTTCTTCTAATAATTGACAATAAGCCTGAAAACCAATGCTCAGAACATGTCCATGTTGCTTGTCACCCAAAATACTACCTGCTCCTCTTATTTCCAAATCCCGCATTGCAATTTTGAAACCTGAGCCTAATTCGGTAAAGCTACGTATAGCCTCTAACCTTTTTTGAGCTATTTCTGATAAACTTTTTTGTGGCCTATATAATAAATATGCATATGCTAAATGCGCACCTCTACCAACTCGTCCCCGCATTTGATACAACTGTGACAAACCAAATTTATCCGCATCTTGTATGATTATTGTATTAGCGGTTGGCACATCAATTCCGTTTTCAATAATACTGGTGCTAAGTAAAATATCACAATTACCTTCATAAAAGGCGATGATATTCTTTTCCAACATTCCTTCTGGTAGTCTGCCATGGGCTATTTTAATATTTGCTTTGGGTAGAATTTTTTTTAATTTTTTCTCAGCCCCCTCGATATCTTCAATAAAACGTACTACATAATAAACCTGCCCACCACGTTTTAATTCACGTTTTATTGCCTGCTCTAAGATTGCTTCCGCTTCCCCCATAACATAAGTTTCTACAGACATCTTATTTTCTGGAGCCGTTTCAATTACACTCATGTCTTTAGCTGTAAGCAAAGTCATATGCAAAGTTCGCGGAATGGGTGTAGCAGAAAGTGTTAGGACATCTACGTTAGTTGCAATTTTCTTTATCTTTTCTTTCTGAGCTACACCAAACCGCTGTTCTTCATCGATTACCAATAACCCCAAGTTTTTGAAAAGAATATCATTTTGTAAAATTCGATGCGTAGCAATAATAACATCAATTTTACCTTCAGCAAGTTGTTGAATAATATTTTTTTGTTCTTTAGCATTATTAAATCTACTCAAACCCTCAACTCTTACACCAAACGCGCTCATTCGTTCACTAAAAGTCTGTAAATGCTGACGTGCTAGGACCGTTGTCGGCACTAAGACCGCCACCTGTTTACTAGCCGCTACTGCTTTAAAAACAGCGCGCATAGCTACTTCCGTTTTACCATAACCAACATCACCACACAGTAATCTATCCATTGGTTGAGTGCTTTGCATATCTTTTTTTATTTCCACAATGGCACGTAACTGATCAGGTGTTTCTTCATATACAAAAGCCTCTTCAAATTCATTTTGAAAACTATCATCCTCGGGAAACGCAAACCCCGGCACCAATTTACGTCGGGCATATAGTCTTAATAACTCTTCAGCCATATCTGTAATTGCCAATTTTGCCTTATTTTTCAGCCGCTTCCATTCTGTACCACCCATTTTAGATAATTTGGGCGTAACACCGTCATTACCAATGTACTTATGCAATGTCGTAACTTGCTCCACAGGTACAAATAATTTGTCAGTACCTGCATACTGTAAAATCAGATAGTCGCGTAATAACCCCTCAACCTTAATAATATCTACACCAATGTATTTACCTATGCCATGTATATTATGAACTACATAGTCGCCTATTTTTATATCAGTGAAATAATTTATTTTACTTTCTTTATCAATGGTTTGAAATTTACGTTCCTTTACTAAACCATAGATATCTTTTTCCGAAATAACTACTAATTTTTCTTCTTTTAAACAAAATCCCTCTTGAATATTATCAACAATACAGTATACTCCTGATTGCAAAGCTCCCACACTAGTCTCTTCCAAGATAACTACGTTAAATTCATTTTTAAAATTTTGTCTAAATACTTTCGCCTTGGCAAGATTAGATAGAACAATAATTACACTATATTGTTCTTGTAAATAATTTTTAATGTCTTTAATTAGAATATCTATTTTTTTATGATAACTACTAACGTTTAAAAAATTACTTACGTCCTGACTAATACCTCCAGCTCTACTATGTTCAAAAACCAAGCTAATACTACGAATATTTTTTTGTTTTTCTTGTAATTCTGCATAGGTAATATATTGTTTACACTCATTTTCTTCTAAACTCTGTAAGTACTCAGCGGCCAACGTCATCAGTTCTGTTGGTTCATCAATAATCAACACGTTCTGCTCTAAATAAGCAAAAATATCACTAGTAAAATTTCTTTCTCTATTTAGTAAGGGTAACAAATTCAAAGTTGGCAAATGTTCTATCGAACGTTGGCTAGCTATGTCAAAAGCCCTGATATCATCTACATTTTCCATATAAAATTCTAAGCGTACTGGGTTATCATAACCCAAAGGAAATACATCTAAAATGTCTCCACGCAAACTAAACTCGCCAGTAGCATATACCTTATCTGTTCGACTATAACCATAGTCAACCAAGTTTGCCAGCAATTCTGCTCTGGAAATTTCCTGTCCGCAAATTATAGCTAGTTGACGCTGTTGCAAATTTTGCTTAGCCACAAATTTATGCAAATATGTTTCCATATTCAAATATATTACACTTGCTTTAGCCTGGGCCATATTCTCTAATGCCTGCAAACGAGCCCAGTTTAATTCAGTATTAGCATTTTCCGCCAAAAAATCTAGCTCATCTTCTGGCAATAATTCAAAACAAGGAATTTCAGGCAATAATTCTTTTATAATCTTCTTGTATTTGCGCAACTGACTATTGTTTTTCAGCAAAAAAATCGTTGCATTTGCTTGTTGTTGTATAACTGCCGCAGCTACATAAGGCTTATAGTCTTCATTAATTCCAACCAAACTAATTTGCTTATGTGTAGCCATTAACTTAGTTAAGTCCTGCATAGTTTTGGTTTGCTGCATTAAATTTAAAAATCTCATAACCTTAGTAATCCTTTCAAGTGTTTTCTAGCTTAGACAAGAAAATTTTTTTAACGCCCTACCATTTAAATAGTTGAATAATCTCCCCTGATAAGTGTTTTCTTGTTGCATGGTTGCTTCTATCTCTTCTTTTATTTTCCACCAGCCAATTCCCCAATTGCTAAATAGGGTGTGACTTGCTGGGGCTCTTCCAATTAACCGTTGTAAGGTTATTGCCGGGTCTAAATATTCTAGAAAACTCACTACTCTCTGAACATATTCATCCTTAGTAATCAAAGTAATTTCCCCAGCTTGATAAGCTCTTGCCATTTCTGTATTTTTTATAATATATAATGCGTGTAGCTTCACTTCTGTACTCCTCATTGCTGAAACTATTTTCGCCGCCTCAATTGTATCTTCTACAGAATCTCCTGGGAGATTTAAGATAAGATGAGTACAAGAATAAAATTTGTATTTATTGAGTTTTTGCATAGCATCAAGATATTCTGCCAAACTATGGCCACGATTAATCTTTTTTAAATTTTTATAATTTACTGTTTGTAAACCTAATTCAATGCTAATATCAACATTTTTCTTTTGTCTAAGCTCCGCTAAAGCTTCTAAATAAGCTTCACTTATACAATCAGGCCGTGTAGATAAAGCTACCCGCACTACATCTTCTTGACAACAATGCTCTACACTACGCAACAATTCTGTTAATGGCAGATAAGTGTTACTAAAATTTTGTAAATAAGCAATAAATTTTTCCGCCTTATATTTAGGAATAATATGAGCCTTGTTTTGCTTAATTTGTTCTTCTATTCCAATTTCCGAAGGCAAATTTTCATAACCAGCACCTATTTCTCCACAAAAAGTGCAGCCTTGGTTGTCAATACTACCATCTCTATTTGGGCAGGTTACTGGAATTGCAATTGGCAATTTATAAACTTTTCCTCCGTATAAATTTCGCAGGTATTCCGAATAATTATTATATATTTTCATAAAAGTCCTCTTTCGCTACTTCAATTAGTTGGCCTTGTTCGGCGAGCAATAAATATATCCTCTCTTGTTCCGCGAATCTAAAGCTCTCCATCGGATATAATTTTTTTATTTGCCGCCAATTGGTAAATTGATAGTTTGCTATATATTTTTTTACCAAATCTATGTCTCGCCAAAATTTCAAAAAAGCTTCGTTAAATTCTGTTTGTTCTGATTGGCAATAAAAAAATTCGCGTCGCCATCCTTCTTGTGCCCTAAAAACATCTAAATGCAGTATTTCTTTTATTAATCTAGCTTGATTAATATTAAATTTTTTATCTATAAAATTTATAAATAATTCTAAGTTTTGCTTACTCCCAGAACTTTGCAAGTGTAGTTTGCAAGCTTCTGCATACAAAGCCAGCTCTTCATAAAACTTAAATGCATCCTTATCATAAAATTCAACAATTAAATACTGCAAAGTGTTATTATACTTATTGCTGTTATGAAAACGATCTAACATATCTTCTACTAACTTTAACATTCTTAGTTCTGCATAACTTATATATTTATTGCTTAATACCTCATAGGGTGGCTGTGACAAATAATTATACCCATGTTCTTGCTGTTGCCTAGCCAATAACGAACCAGACAAAATTTTTAAAAAACCTAGCTGAACTGCATCTGCTTGCAAATTATACACCATGTTAAATGAATTTTTAAAACTCGCGAGATCTTCATAAGGTAGACCCGCAATCAAGTCAACATGAATATGAATATTTTTTAAAGCTACCAGTTGTTTAATATTCCCCTGTAAATTTTGCCAATTATCTTGTCGTTTAATCGCTGACAAAGTTTGTGGATTAGTGGTTTGTATCCCTATTTCAAATTGAAATCGCCCCACTGGAACAGTTGCTAGAAATTCTAAAACTTCTTTACTTAATAAATCCGCTTTAATCTCAAAATGGAAATTAGTAGTAGTTTCTTGATTTGCCAAGTATTCCATAATCGGTAAATAATGGTTCAAATCTAAATTATAGGTTCTATCAACAAACTTGACCTGCTTAACTTTATTCTCAATAAAAAACTGTAATTCTGCCAATACCAGCTTTAAAGAACGTTTTCTTACATTATGTGTAATTCCCGACAAACAATAAGTACAACTAAAAGGACAGCCTCTGGTACTTTCATAATAAATTATTTTATTTTCCAAAGCTATATCTAGTTGCTTATATACAAATGGTAATTCATCTAATTCTTCAATTATAGCAATTGTTTCGCTTATTGCATTTTTTCGGCTTATTCCTGCCGGTAGTATAGTTTCTTTCTTTAACAAATTCCCAATTAACTGAGCAAAAACTTGTTCACCTTCACCTTGGACGATATAATCTATCTCGGGATTTGTCAAAAAAACTTCTGCTGCAGCAAAAGAAACTTCTGGCCCGCCTAAAATTATCATGGTCTTTGGTAATACTTTTTTAATTGCTTTTGTTAAAGCCAAAGTTTCCTGTCTATTCCAGATATATGTCGCCAATGCTATTATATCAGGTTGATACATATATATATCTGCAAGCATACTTAAGATAGGCGTTTGAATTGTATATTCTTTTATTTCTACTTGAACAGCTAGTTGCTGTTTAGCTAAATAAGCAGCAACAGAATATATTCCTAAATTAGAATGAATGTACTTACTATTTAATGTACTAAATAAAATTTTCATTTTGCCCTCACTTGTAAAATACTGTTTAATCCGAATTTTATCTTATCATAAATCTAATCATTAAAGCAAAAAAGGACTGCTACCTAAGTTTGGCAACAGTCCCTCTGACTATTTATAATACCGCTTTAATAGCTGCTAACATTTCTTGCTTATCAATAATCTGTTCATGAAGAACTTTAGCAGTTTTCAAATATTTTATCCTCGCTGGCGTAGGTTGCGCTGTTAATTTTTCGAGTAAATCATTTTGCTGAAAACTATCTAGCCCAGTAATATCTTGTTTTAAAGCCTTCAATACATCTTGACTAAATTTAAAAGCGCTGGCTGTTGATAAAACTACAGTATGTGTTTTATCAGCTGTTTCTTGTTGGTATTTTTCTGCTGCTAAGTATGCAACTGCTGTATGCGTATCTAACAAATACTTCTTAGTTGCGTAAACATCAGCAATGGCTTTTTCAGTTTGTGCTTCATCAAAACAATAAGCCTGCATAACTTCTTTTATTTTTTCTAAAGTTTGTCCTGCAATTTTATAATAACCTTTTTGCGACAGTTCTTGCATATATTTAGCAACCAAACTGCTATCACCCGTGATTTGGTGCAAGAATCGTTCTAAATTGCTAGATATCAAAATATCCATTGAGGGCGAGTTTGTTTTATAAAACTCTCGATTGCGATTGTATTCGCCTGTATTAATAAAATCAGTTAATACATTATTTAAATTAGAAGCGCAAATAAATTTATGTACAGGTAAGCCCATTAATTTAGCATAATAACCCGCTAAAATATTTCCAAAATTACCTGTTGGCACACAAAAATTCACTTGTTCCCCTAATTTTATTGATTTTTGTTTTACTAAATCTATATAAGCGCTAAAATAATAGACTATTTGTGGTACTAAGCGTCCCCAGTTTATGGAGTTTGCAGAAGAAAATTGGTATCCTAATTTTTCTATGCTCTCTGCCATATTCTGATTAGCAAATATTTCTTTAACACCTGTTTGCGCATCATCAAAGTTGCCTTTTACTGCAAATACATGCACATTTTCCCCAGCTTGAGTAGTCATTTGCAATTTTTGGATATCGCTAACACCATCAACAGGGTAAAAAACAATAATTTCTGTACCCGCAACATCTTTGAAACCTTCTAGAGCCGCTTTCCCTGTGTCACCAGAAGTAGCAACAAGTATCAGCAATTTTTTAGCACTTGTTTCTTTTTTTAAAGCAACTGTTAATAAATACGGCAAAATTTGCAACGCCATATCTTTAAAAGCCGATGTTTTACCATGCCAGAGTTCTAAAACACTCAAATTTTCCTCCAGGCTTACAACTGGAGCTATAGGCTCTGAAAAATTATCTTGACTATAAGCTTGGCTAGTACAATATTGTAATTCTTGAGCTGTATAATCAGTTAAGAAAAATTTTAAAATATATTCTGCTCGCTCTGCATAGCTCATTTTTTCTAAAAGCGCAATCTCTGACAAATCCACTTGAGGAATTTCTATTGGCACAAATAAACCACCATCTTTAGCTATTCCTTGTGAAATTGCCTGTGCTGAAAACAATAGTTCTTCTGAACCACGTGTACTTTTAAACTTCATTAATTAATCACGCCTTTATCATTTTATTTTAGGAAAACAAGTTAAAAACAAACCAAATTGCAAATATTGCCAAACCGATCATTATAAATGTCGGTAACACAAAAA from Succinispira mobilis DSM 6222 includes:
- a CDS encoding putative polysaccharide biosynthesis protein, whose protein sequence is MGRDKFLKGAFILTVAGILVKIIGSANRIFLSRLLGGEGIGLYQMAYPIYLLALSISSAGIPVAISIIVAERLALGDYRGANRVFKISLALMSITGLVFASLLFFGADFLVNEQIVRDPRAYYSIISLAPAVFFATMLSSYRGYFQGYQMMTPTASSQIIEQFIRVMTMISFAYLLLPMGIEYSAAGASFGAAPGALCGLLVLLYCYFKHQKTIAVQIATQKETKLVSAKTIVNKIVRLALPVSLANIMIPVVSSLDMLIVPKRLEVAGFGVEQATTLFGYLTGMGLPLIMMATIPTASLAASIVPAISEAYTLTNYESVNKKIATALRLCALITIPASLGLLVLATPISQMLYATPAAGTSIAVLAPAIFFLGLHQVTTGILQGLGKTIVPVINMIISAGVKVLLAWILTANPSYGIIGAAFATDIDFLLAVVLNVLFLKKQIRVNFPIKDILRITLSAIIMGYVVHWSHGKLIEALMSNSLATLSSIILGGMVYCLMLVITGSISAQEIRAIPVVGNKLANTMLKLRLIRE
- the mfd gene encoding transcription-repair coupling factor: MRFLNLMQQTKTMQDLTKLMATHKQISLVGINEDYKPYVAAAVIQQQANATIFLLKNNSQLRKYKKIIKELLPEIPCFELLPEDELDFLAENANTELNWARLQALENMAQAKASVIYLNMETYLHKFVAKQNLQQRQLAIICGQEISRAELLANLVDYGYSRTDKVYATGEFSLRGDILDVFPLGYDNPVRLEFYMENVDDIRAFDIASQRSIEHLPTLNLLPLLNRERNFTSDIFAYLEQNVLIIDEPTELMTLAAEYLQSLEENECKQYITYAELQEKQKNIRSISLVFEHSRAGGISQDVSNFLNVSSYHKKIDILIKDIKNYLQEQYSVIIVLSNLAKAKVFRQNFKNEFNVVILEETSVGALQSGVYCIVDNIQEGFCLKEEKLVVISEKDIYGLVKERKFQTIDKESKINYFTDIKIGDYVVHNIHGIGKYIGVDIIKVEGLLRDYLILQYAGTDKLFVPVEQVTTLHKYIGNDGVTPKLSKMGGTEWKRLKNKAKLAITDMAEELLRLYARRKLVPGFAFPEDDSFQNEFEEAFVYEETPDQLRAIVEIKKDMQSTQPMDRLLCGDVGYGKTEVAMRAVFKAVAASKQVAVLVPTTVLARQHLQTFSERMSAFGVRVEGLSRFNNAKEQKNIIQQLAEGKIDVIIATHRILQNDILFKNLGLLVIDEEQRFGVAQKEKIKKIATNVDVLTLSATPIPRTLHMTLLTAKDMSVIETAPENKMSVETYVMGEAEAILEQAIKRELKRGGQVYYVVRFIEDIEGAEKKLKKILPKANIKIAHGRLPEGMLEKNIIAFYEGNCDILLSTSIIENGIDVPTANTIIIQDADKFGLSQLYQMRGRVGRGAHLAYAYLLYRPQKSLSEIAQKRLEAIRSFTELGSGFKIAMRDLEIRGAGSILGDKQHGHVLSIGFQAYCQLLEETIAALKGETVAITNNFEPNIDIAVNLHISPEYMPDNSDKLELYKSLAIIKDAKEAQELLDELIDRFGEPPKDVIAMIRVARLRAVCRNYGLRSMIAKGKELSIVFNQQTSVQGAEILKLSDIYSKKMKFIQGEYARLQIKLGENIIDYLDLTEKIIKILLPNIK
- a CDS encoding TIGR01212 family radical SAM protein (This family includes YhcC from E. coli K-12, an uncharacterized radical SAM protein.), with the protein product MKIYNNYSEYLRNLYGGKVYKLPIAIPVTCPNRDGSIDNQGCTFCGEIGAGYENLPSEIGIEEQIKQNKAHIIPKYKAEKFIAYLQNFSNTYLPLTELLRSVEHCCQEDVVRVALSTRPDCISEAYLEALAELRQKKNVDISIELGLQTVNYKNLKKINRGHSLAEYLDAMQKLNKYKFYSCTHLILNLPGDSVEDTIEAAKIVSAMRSTEVKLHALYIIKNTEMARAYQAGEITLITKDEYVQRVVSFLEYLDPAITLQRLIGRAPASHTLFSNWGIGWWKIKEEIEATMQQENTYQGRLFNYLNGRALKKFSCLS
- a CDS encoding B12-binding domain-containing radical SAM protein, giving the protein MKILFSTLNSKYIHSNLGIYSVAAYLAKQQLAVQVEIKEYTIQTPILSMLADIYMYQPDIIALATYIWNRQETLALTKAIKKVLPKTMIILGGPEVSFAAAEVFLTNPEIDYIVQGEGEQVFAQLIGNLLKKETILPAGISRKNAISETIAIIEELDELPFVYKQLDIALENKIIYYESTRGCPFSCTYCLSGITHNVRKRSLKLVLAELQFFIENKVKQVKFVDRTYNLDLNHYLPIMEYLANQETTTNFHFEIKADLLSKEVLEFLATVPVGRFQFEIGIQTTNPQTLSAIKRQDNWQNLQGNIKQLVALKNIHIHVDLIAGLPYEDLASFKNSFNMVYNLQADAVQLGFLKILSGSLLARQQQEHGYNYLSQPPYEVLSNKYISYAELRMLKLVEDMLDRFHNSNKYNNTLQYLIVEFYDKDAFKFYEELALYAEACKLHLQSSGSKQNLELFINFIDKKFNINQARLIKEILHLDVFRAQEGWRREFFYCQSEQTEFNEAFLKFWRDIDLVKKYIANYQFTNWRQIKKLYPMESFRFAEQERIYLLLAEQGQLIEVAKEDFYENI
- the thrC gene encoding threonine synthase gives rise to the protein MKFKSTRGSEELLFSAQAISQGIAKDGGLFVPIEIPQVDLSEIALLEKMSYAERAEYILKFFLTDYTAQELQYCTSQAYSQDNFSEPIAPVVSLEENLSVLELWHGKTSAFKDMALQILPYLLTVALKKETSAKKLLILVATSGDTGKAALEGFKDVAGTEIIVFYPVDGVSDIQKLQMTTQAGENVHVFAVKGNFDDAQTGVKEIFANQNMAESIEKLGYQFSSANSINWGRLVPQIVYYFSAYIDLVKQKSIKLGEQVNFCVPTGNFGNILAGYYAKLMGLPVHKFICASNLNNVLTDFINTGEYNRNREFYKTNSPSMDILISSNLERFLHQITGDSSLVAKYMQELSQKGYYKIAGQTLEKIKEVMQAYCFDEAQTEKAIADVYATKKYLLDTHTAVAYLAAEKYQQETADKTHTVVLSTASAFKFSQDVLKALKQDITGLDSFQQNDLLEKLTAQPTPARIKYLKTAKVLHEQIIDKQEMLAAIKAVL